A single genomic interval of Anopheles marshallii chromosome 2, idAnoMarsDA_429_01, whole genome shotgun sequence harbors:
- the LOC128708797 gene encoding secernin-1 produces MSGNGGETFVVLPPCTESDRKQIIFGRNGAGSTEHVTEVVYLPAADGSEPITLPNGCEIEGAACFGVILNKPVGSWGAESGSNEKAVAIGLSYSEGSGEEGKVSSLDLVRLALERGDSASSAIDTIVAFVEKHCPEDRNALKAALVVCDPSAVWLLNVAGKFWAAKQVQDSSIALAATGLTIGTGFDRSSDDLASNAQSAGAWDGAGEFSFSEAFGGTPDTAAVRSWPANEPGVEGAFGLQQMFECLRAVGADPPTGSSQVSVLSGEGKLACHWFTATPQVGESVFKPFIFTAGAKISPLTRVPDGETQTLLHRLHSNRKWELVGSLLSSLEATCMDEVNRFLSEHSGEASQELDELMKDCVEAEVKFYR; encoded by the coding sequence ATGTCTGGCAACGGTGGCGAAACATTCGTTGTACTTCCGCCGTGCACGGAATCCGATCGGAAGCAGATCATTTTTGGACGCAACGGAGCGGGATCAACCGAGCACGTTACGGAGGTTGTCTATCTGCCAGCAGCGGATGGAAGTGAACCAATCACTCTGCCAAATGGATGTGAGATCGAGGGAGCGGCCTGCTTTGGAGTGATCCTCAATAAACCGGTTGGAAGTTGGGGTGCGGAAAGTGGTTCTAACGAAAAAGCTGTCGCGATTGGACTATCGTACAGTGAGGGATCCGGCGAGGAAGGTAAGGTATCATCGCTGGATCTGGTTCGGTTAGCGCTGGAACGTGGTGATAGTGCGTCCAGTGCCATAGACACGATTGTGGCGTTCGTCGAAAAACATTGTCCAGAAGATCGAAATGCACTCAAGGCTGCCTTGGTAGTATGTGATCCGTCAGCCGTTTGGTTACTAAACGTGGCCGGAAAGTTCTGGGCGGCAAAGCAGGTTCAGGACAGTAGCATAGCGTTAGCCGCAACTGGTCTTACAATCGGAACTGGCTTCGATCGTAGTTCGGACGATCTTGCATCGAACGCGCAGTCGGCAGGTGCGTGGGATGGTGCCGGTGAGTTTAGTTTTAGTGAGGCATTTGGAGGTACTCCGGACACGGCTGCCGTTCGTTCCTGGCCAGCTAATGAGCCAGGAGTGGAAGGAGCATTTGGATTGCAGCAAATGTTTGAATGCCTTCGTGCGGTTGGTGCCGATCCACCGACTGGATCGAGCCAGGTGTCGGTACTGAGCGGGGAGGGTAAGCTGGCCTGCCACTGGTTTACAGCAACACCGCAAGTCGGTGAGTCGGTATTTAAACCATTCATATTCACTGCTGGGGCCAAGATTTCGCCGTTAACTCGAGTGCCGGACGGTGAAACACAAACGCTGCTGCATCGACTGCATAGCAACCGGAAGTGGGAGTTAGTCGGTAGTTTGCTTAGCTCACTGGAAGCTACCTGTATGGACGAGGTAAACCGTTTCCTAAGTGAACACTCGGGCGAAGCAAGCCAAGAGCTAGACGAACTAATGAAAGATTGCGTCGAGGCAGAGGTGAAGTTCTATCGCTAG